One window of Thermacetogenium phaeum DSM 12270 genomic DNA carries:
- a CDS encoding GGDEF domain-containing response regulator, with product MRALRVQTKVLIVDDDPIVTQLIKDTLGKAGFSVTVLHDPGKALAFAQELRPDIILIDRIMPVMDGCELCRKIRENHHTAHLPILMLTSRSETADVIAGLEAGADDYLCKPFEPLELVARLRALLRRIQQERYTNPLSGLSGNPAVEKEIKERILSGEKFAVLYIDIDNFKSYNDTYGFLQGDEVIKFLAEILVSTVDKKGTPNDFLGHIGGDDFLVITLPQKVEDICHHLITVFDEGIQRFYSKEDWERGYVLTVDRKNREQLFPIISLSIAVVSNEHRKIDSHWVVGEIAAELKKYAKTFPGSIFVKDLRRK from the coding sequence GTGAGGGCTTTGAGAGTTCAAACCAAGGTTTTAATTGTTGATGACGATCCGATAGTGACTCAATTGATAAAGGATACTCTCGGAAAGGCCGGATTTAGTGTTACTGTTCTTCACGATCCCGGCAAAGCCCTTGCTTTTGCCCAGGAATTGCGCCCGGACATTATTCTAATAGACCGGATTATGCCTGTTATGGACGGTTGTGAGCTCTGCCGAAAGATTCGCGAGAATCACCATACAGCCCATCTTCCGATACTTATGCTTACCTCGCGTTCCGAAACGGCAGATGTAATTGCCGGATTGGAGGCCGGTGCCGATGACTACCTTTGCAAGCCATTTGAACCATTAGAACTGGTAGCCCGGCTGCGCGCCTTACTGCGCCGCATTCAACAAGAGCGATACACAAACCCTTTAAGCGGCTTGAGCGGTAACCCCGCTGTGGAAAAGGAGATTAAAGAACGCATTCTTTCTGGGGAAAAATTTGCCGTCCTGTATATCGATATCGATAACTTCAAATCTTACAATGATACCTACGGGTTTTTGCAGGGGGATGAAGTCATTAAATTTCTGGCAGAGATCCTTGTATCAACAGTCGATAAGAAGGGAACTCCAAATGACTTTTTAGGACATATCGGCGGTGATGACTTTCTCGTGATTACCTTACCTCAAAAGGTAGAGGATATCTGTCATCATCTGATAACCGTTTTTGATGAAGGGATCCAAAGATTTTACAGTAAAGAAGATTGGGAACGCGGCTACGTGCTGACCGTTGATCGGAAAAATAGGGAGCAGCTGTTTCCTATTATAAGCCTTTCAATCGCTGTAGTTTCCAACGAGCACCGTAAAATCGACAGCCACTGGGTGGTAGGGGAGATAGCGGCAGAGCTAAAGAAATATGCAAAAACTTTTCCGGGAAGTATCTTCGTAAAGGACCTCCGCAGGAAATAA
- a CDS encoding TIGR04086 family membrane protein, producing MPEEKKSLLTSPLIFGTTAAILIGLLGILVLASCTYFTNFSELYLRPAGTVLYLLGAFAGGFLATKKSGGKALLYGAQIGIAYFLFFSLILLLTNPAALSAATLGIKGIYALVAAVAGGACGIAFS from the coding sequence ATGCCGGAAGAAAAAAAATCTCTCCTCACCAGCCCATTAATCTTTGGTACTACGGCAGCGATTCTTATCGGTCTATTAGGGATCCTCGTCCTGGCATCCTGTACCTATTTCACCAATTTCTCCGAACTATATCTTAGGCCTGCAGGAACGGTTTTGTATCTCTTAGGTGCTTTTGCAGGAGGCTTTCTCGCCACAAAAAAATCGGGGGGCAAGGCATTGCTCTATGGTGCCCAAATAGGGATCGCATATTTTCTCTTTTTCTCCTTGATTCTGCTGTTAACCAATCCGGCTGCCTTATCGGCAGCAACTCTGGGCATAAAAGGAATCTATGCGCTCGTGGCAGCAGTTGCAGGTGGAGCCTGTGGTATTGCCTTTTCATAA
- a CDS encoding DUF3786 domain-containing protein, which yields MEMSKFQFKNKSFMNWDVTLDVAQKQLGEFAPENIAFRAGVKYLEKEKEIVVPFLNKEYRVRYPSGEVYQEQEGEVPVVNKILILHYLNSAEGVAIKNRWISFKELPAGQIYINPFHNRAIRPLIKFFGERPENLIKAGSILGGVRESFGDVSIRIPVLPMVPVVYVIWRGDEEFPASGNILFDASAPNYLPTEDYAVLSGMVVFELKKIADQQKAEKVL from the coding sequence ATGGAAATGAGTAAATTCCAATTTAAAAATAAATCCTTTATGAACTGGGATGTTACGCTGGATGTTGCTCAGAAGCAGCTTGGAGAATTTGCGCCAGAGAATATTGCATTCAGAGCAGGAGTCAAATATTTGGAAAAAGAAAAGGAAATAGTTGTGCCTTTTTTGAATAAAGAGTACCGTGTTCGTTACCCGTCCGGTGAAGTCTATCAGGAACAAGAAGGAGAGGTGCCGGTTGTCAACAAGATATTGATACTTCATTACCTGAACTCAGCAGAAGGTGTCGCTATAAAAAATCGCTGGATATCCTTTAAAGAGCTGCCTGCGGGGCAGATTTATATCAATCCTTTTCATAACAGAGCGATTCGCCCATTGATCAAGTTCTTCGGCGAGCGGCCGGAAAATCTTATAAAAGCGGGTAGTATTTTAGGTGGGGTGCGGGAAAGTTTCGGTGATGTCAGCATACGCATCCCAGTCCTCCCTATGGTTCCCGTCGTCTATGTAATCTGGCGCGGGGATGAGGAATTTCCGGCCTCGGGGAATATCCTTTTTGATGCATCGGCACCGAATTACCTGCCTACGGAGGATTATGCGGTTCTCAGCGGAATGGTGGTCTTTGAACTCAAAAAAATAGCTGACCAACAAAAGGCGGAAAAGGTGTTGTAA
- a CDS encoding coiled-coil domain-containing protein, with amino-acid sequence MAKVKPERKISEVFNGRGRDEDFTWELGEDFRDNDLKKNSSVKEKKQDMGLDLAEKNKVINALRKQTEELVRALEEKEKKLHEAQILIKTMEANLHQLEGERRQFLERIEEYGKEIAKLQDKYSQAEEDIKNLTGQLKSRTQENILLNKENRDLQRDNNHLQETVALQEEKIRNLERELSQFEPARAEMEKKYNRALESLRTEVKAKHQEILRLSKEVAEMKKAYQALQRTNENLELELDMLNTTNISLQKKIEKITLQNSILEKKLQNKLVRFVLAICALFGWNPERKVKKLDIS; translated from the coding sequence GTGGCTAAAGTTAAGCCCGAACGCAAGATTTCAGAAGTTTTTAACGGTCGCGGTCGAGACGAAGACTTTACCTGGGAGCTGGGGGAGGATTTCAGGGATAATGACCTGAAGAAAAACAGTTCGGTAAAAGAAAAAAAACAGGACATGGGATTGGATCTTGCCGAAAAAAACAAAGTAATCAATGCTCTACGCAAACAAACTGAAGAACTTGTTCGTGCTCTGGAGGAAAAAGAAAAAAAGCTACATGAGGCCCAAATTCTAATCAAAACCATGGAGGCGAATCTCCATCAGCTGGAAGGGGAACGTCGTCAGTTTCTGGAGAGGATAGAGGAATACGGTAAAGAAATCGCCAAGCTTCAGGATAAATACTCGCAGGCAGAGGAGGATATTAAGAATCTAACCGGTCAGCTAAAGTCACGTACTCAGGAGAATATCCTGTTAAATAAAGAGAATAGGGATCTGCAACGCGATAACAATCATCTCCAGGAAACCGTTGCCTTGCAGGAGGAGAAGATAAGGAACCTGGAAAGAGAATTAAGCCAGTTCGAGCCGGCCAGAGCCGAGATGGAAAAGAAGTATAACCGAGCGCTGGAGAGTTTACGAACTGAGGTCAAAGCCAAACATCAGGAGATATTGAGACTCAGCAAGGAAGTAGCTGAAATGAAAAAAGCATATCAGGCACTTCAGAGAACCAATGAGAATCTGGAATTGGAGCTCGATATGCTTAACACTACGAATATTTCCCTTCAGAAGAAGATAGAAAAAATAACTTTGCAGAACAGCATTTTAGAAAAAAAGCTGCAGAATAAGCTGGTTCGGTTTGTTTTGGCTATTTGTGCTCTCTTCGGCTGGAATCCTGAGCGAAAAGTAAAAAAACTGGATATCTCCTGA
- a CDS encoding DUF2197 domain-containing protein has protein sequence MRCALCGKKEIITDAHKDYEKLEKNPNSTYFCDLCLAKLQYDALEYNKPKKPIG, from the coding sequence GTGCGCTGCGCCCTTTGCGGAAAGAAAGAAATCATTACAGACGCCCATAAAGATTATGAAAAACTCGAGAAGAATCCGAACTCAACCTACTTTTGTGATCTTTGTTTGGCCAAGCTGCAGTATGATGCTTTAGAGTACAATAAGCCCAAAAAACCTATTGGCTGA
- the hisC gene encoding histidinol-phosphate transaminase, whose amino-acid sequence MNRLGRRAIFDLKPYVPGKPIEEVEREYGITGVIKLASNENPLGPSPAALNALKDAINKVHNYPDGNCYYLKKELANSLHLPEDHFIIGNGTDEILKMLGETFLNPRERVIFAWPSFSEYDFITRLMGARPVTVPLRNFVHDLDEIARQVDEETKLIFICNPNNPTGTIVDGQDLRLFLNQIPSGVLVVVDEAYYEYVTAPQYTSAVELVKEDERVIVLRTFSKIYGLAGLRVGYGIAAPKIIQLINRVREPFNVNLLAQKAAVAALQDKEFLQQSRDVVLKGKEYLYDSFARLKLEYVPSEANFIFLNLKRDSREVFMSLLKEGIIVRTGDIFGYPTWIRVTVGTPEQNKRFIASLEKILDDRV is encoded by the coding sequence GTGAACAGACTGGGACGCCGGGCGATATTTGATCTTAAACCATACGTACCTGGCAAACCGATTGAAGAAGTTGAGCGAGAATACGGAATTACCGGGGTCATTAAATTGGCGTCTAATGAAAATCCGCTGGGGCCATCTCCTGCTGCATTGAATGCCCTGAAGGATGCTATAAATAAGGTCCATAACTATCCGGATGGCAATTGTTATTATTTAAAGAAAGAACTAGCAAACAGCTTACATTTACCTGAGGATCACTTTATCATCGGCAATGGTACCGACGAGATTCTTAAGATGTTGGGAGAAACCTTCCTGAATCCGAGGGAACGTGTTATCTTCGCATGGCCGTCTTTTTCGGAGTACGATTTTATCACCAGATTAATGGGTGCCAGACCTGTAACGGTCCCGCTGAGGAACTTTGTTCATGATCTGGATGAAATAGCCCGGCAGGTAGATGAAGAGACGAAGCTGATCTTTATCTGCAATCCCAATAACCCCACAGGTACTATAGTGGACGGTCAGGATTTGCGTCTGTTCTTAAATCAAATTCCCTCAGGTGTTCTGGTGGTTGTTGATGAAGCATATTATGAGTATGTGACCGCCCCTCAATACACCAGTGCAGTTGAGCTGGTGAAAGAGGATGAGCGGGTCATTGTGCTGCGGACATTTTCGAAAATATATGGGTTGGCGGGGCTGCGAGTAGGCTATGGTATAGCCGCACCGAAGATCATTCAATTAATTAACAGAGTGCGGGAGCCGTTCAATGTTAATCTGCTTGCCCAAAAGGCAGCTGTAGCGGCTTTGCAGGATAAGGAATTTCTGCAACAAAGCAGGGATGTGGTTCTGAAAGGAAAAGAATACCTTTATGATTCCTTTGCCAGGCTTAAGTTGGAGTATGTTCCATCGGAGGCCAACTTTATTTTCTTGAACCTAAAAAGGGATTCCCGGGAGGTTTTCATGTCCCTGCTGAAAGAAGGTATTATTGTGAGAACTGGGGACATATTCGGTTATCCTACGTGGATTAGGGTTACAGTAGGCACACCGGAGCAAAATAAGCGCTTTATCGCCAGTCTGGAAAAGATTTTGGATGATCGGGTGTGA
- the speE gene encoding polyamine aminopropyltransferase, protein MSYQFVEEHSSAYKVQWGINEVLYSEKTPYQNLSIVDFVELGRALVLDDAVQTTIQDEFYYHEMIAHVPLFTHPDPRDVLIIGGGDGGTAREVLKHKSVRRVDLVEIDERVIAACKKYLPEISCSFDDPRLNVIIADGVEYIKRPENEYDVVIIDSSDPVGPAIELFSKDFYKDVYHSLRPDGIMVAQTDSPCFNAKFFKEIFFSISAQFSLTKAYLVCVPSYISGFWSFTLGSKKYNPVEDYRKEPVIATRFYTPELHKASFVLPRFIEELLK, encoded by the coding sequence TTGTCTTATCAGTTTGTGGAGGAGCATAGTTCTGCATACAAGGTCCAGTGGGGTATTAACGAGGTCCTCTATTCGGAGAAAACGCCGTATCAAAACCTGTCAATCGTTGACTTTGTTGAGCTAGGCCGTGCCCTGGTCCTGGATGATGCGGTGCAGACGACAATTCAGGATGAGTTTTATTACCACGAAATGATCGCTCATGTGCCTCTCTTTACCCATCCTGATCCGCGGGATGTTCTCATTATTGGAGGCGGAGACGGAGGAACGGCACGAGAGGTTTTAAAACATAAGAGTGTACGAAGGGTTGACCTGGTAGAAATTGATGAACGCGTGATTGCAGCTTGTAAAAAGTACCTTCCTGAAATAAGCTGTTCTTTTGATGATCCCCGCTTAAACGTTATTATCGCTGATGGGGTTGAATATATAAAGAGGCCAGAAAACGAATACGATGTTGTCATCATCGATTCCTCTGATCCGGTTGGGCCTGCCATTGAATTATTTAGCAAGGATTTTTATAAAGATGTTTACCATTCGCTTAGGCCCGACGGCATTATGGTTGCTCAGACGGATTCCCCCTGTTTTAACGCCAAATTCTTTAAGGAAATCTTTTTTAGTATAAGTGCTCAATTTTCCTTAACAAAAGCTTATTTGGTTTGCGTGCCGAGCTATATAAGCGGTTTCTGGAGTTTTACACTCGGCTCCAAGAAGTATAACCCCGTCGAGGATTACCGGAAGGAGCCTGTTATTGCAACTCGTTTTTATACACCGGAATTGCATAAGGCTTCTTTCGTACTGCCCCGATTTATTGAAGAACTGCTTAAATAA
- a CDS encoding ATP-binding protein — protein MDILNSLQKLLRNKGQEQYSLKEKPRCLICCDRGVIIEGEKARICPCVKQQYLERRYAYANITPEISSYTFEGFSLDYYQGEHRERAARVLQGARQFVQDYLRNKKTPGLLLTGDVGSGKTYLAGAIANYLLQKGVQVLFLVVPDFLDELRSTYHRGTPGEAAEIDDVALLNGARRVEVLILDDLGAHNYTSWTCNKLYSLFNYRLNYQLPVIITTNLDLSEIEKYLGKRTTSRIVQMCNVYRLTVEDDIRYQKSREKRKN, from the coding sequence ATGGATATCCTTAATAGCTTGCAGAAGTTGCTGCGAAATAAGGGGCAGGAGCAATATTCTCTCAAAGAAAAACCTCGTTGCCTTATCTGCTGTGATCGAGGGGTTATTATCGAGGGAGAAAAGGCCCGTATTTGCCCTTGCGTTAAACAACAATATTTAGAGCGGCGATACGCTTATGCTAATATTACGCCGGAGATCAGTTCCTACACCTTTGAAGGGTTTTCTCTTGACTATTACCAGGGGGAGCACAGGGAAAGGGCTGCCCGGGTTCTCCAGGGAGCTCGCCAGTTCGTCCAAGATTACTTAAGAAATAAGAAGACGCCTGGGCTTTTATTAACAGGCGATGTAGGTTCAGGTAAAACGTACCTTGCAGGAGCGATTGCCAATTACCTGCTTCAAAAAGGGGTTCAAGTTCTCTTTCTGGTAGTGCCCGACTTTCTAGATGAGTTAAGGTCGACTTACCATCGTGGAACGCCCGGTGAAGCAGCAGAAATTGATGATGTGGCCTTATTGAACGGAGCACGACGAGTAGAAGTCCTCATATTGGATGATTTGGGAGCACATAACTACACCTCCTGGACCTGTAATAAATTGTACTCGCTTTTCAATTATCGCTTAAATTATCAGTTGCCGGTTATTATTACGACCAATCTTGACCTTTCGGAAATTGAAAAATATCTTGGAAAACGAACAACATCCAGAATTGTTCAGATGTGCAACGTTTATAGGCTAACCGTTGAGGATGATATCAGATATCAAAAGTCACGGGAAAAACGTAAAAATTAA
- a CDS encoding DnaD domain-containing protein, giving the protein MAHLYSSFYSCLYNFFLNNHILFIFKEGLKLFLAEAGFCRRPANNSNRRIKGMVSMKDCGRFHIPALFSKDFFAAGFTLIPNLLLKYSGRLNLDGTDILVVIAFCYYQQTGKHELEIADFSELLHIPEVQIQESLKKMCGLGLLINSGSSLDPTGLFQKMADLWAEEKLQTIQKTPQEIAATLQIRDMNGKDIEEICQPVLNLIKTFEQEFGRPLTPIETAQIESWYRDEGYSEELIKEALKRAVLRGVLNLNYVDRILSQWAKKNLRTPREVIQYENEFLSKRQKNKEQGCWEHQRMGDRFKDIYIT; this is encoded by the coding sequence GTGGCTCATCTTTATTCCTCTTTTTATTCTTGTTTATATAATTTTTTCCTGAATAATCACATTTTATTTATTTTCAAAGAAGGTTTAAAATTATTTCTGGCTGAGGCAGGTTTTTGCAGGAGGCCGGCTAATAATTCAAATAGAAGAATAAAAGGGATGGTATCCATGAAGGACTGCGGCAGGTTTCATATACCGGCACTCTTCAGCAAAGACTTTTTTGCGGCGGGGTTTACGCTGATACCCAATTTGCTTCTTAAGTATAGTGGGAGACTGAATCTCGATGGGACGGATATCTTAGTGGTAATTGCCTTCTGCTATTATCAGCAGACGGGGAAGCATGAACTTGAGATAGCAGATTTTTCTGAGCTTTTGCATATCCCTGAAGTACAGATACAGGAATCTTTGAAAAAAATGTGTGGCCTGGGACTGCTGATCAACTCCGGAAGCTCATTGGATCCGACCGGCCTTTTTCAGAAGATGGCGGATTTGTGGGCTGAAGAAAAGCTTCAGACTATACAGAAAACGCCACAGGAAATTGCAGCAACATTACAGATCCGAGATATGAACGGGAAGGATATAGAAGAAATCTGTCAGCCTGTCCTTAATCTAATCAAAACCTTCGAACAGGAATTCGGCAGGCCTTTAACGCCCATAGAAACAGCGCAGATTGAAAGCTGGTATCGAGATGAAGGTTATTCGGAGGAATTAATTAAAGAGGCATTAAAGCGGGCGGTATTGCGGGGTGTCCTTAATTTAAACTATGTAGACCGGATTTTGTCTCAATGGGCAAAAAAGAACTTACGAACACCTCGTGAGGTTATACAATATGAAAACGAGTTTTTATCAAAACGGCAGAAAAATAAAGAACAGGGCTGTTGGGAGCATCAGAGGATGGGAGACCGTTTTAAGGATATCTACATCACATAG
- a CDS encoding aminotransferase class I/II-fold pyridoxal phosphate-dependent enzyme, with product MNERRIMQEKNKEGFVSDIVRNLPPSGIRKFFDLIARTSGVISLGVGEPDFITPEVIRAACRKALQEGRTKYTSNGGMPELRQAITCYLKRFDLNYEAENILVTVGVSEAVDLVLRAIVNPGDEILIAEPCYVSYVPSTKLAGGVPVIVPTSAEDEFKIKKKDLIARITPKSKAIIISYPNNPTGAIMERADLEEIAQVARKYNLLVISDEVYAELTYGTKHISIASLPGMQERTILLNGFSKAFAMTGWRLGFAAGPAEIIEAMLKIHQYTMLCAPSISQCAALAALQEGFPFIEEMVSSYDKRRQLMVHGLTELGLTCYRPRGAFYVFPSIKETGMSSEEFCEKLLFEEKVAVVPGNAFGQSGEGFVRCCYAAAQNEIEEALERIERFLRRLRRLPRTAIV from the coding sequence ATGAATGAGAGGAGAATTATGCAAGAGAAGAATAAAGAAGGATTTGTATCCGATATTGTGCGGAATCTTCCGCCATCAGGAATTCGCAAATTCTTTGATCTCATAGCCCGTACCTCCGGAGTTATTTCCCTTGGGGTAGGGGAACCAGATTTTATCACACCGGAGGTTATTCGCGCCGCCTGCCGTAAGGCTTTACAGGAAGGCAGGACAAAATATACCTCCAACGGAGGAATGCCGGAGCTCCGTCAGGCAATTACTTGTTACTTAAAGAGGTTTGACTTAAATTATGAAGCTGAAAATATCCTGGTTACCGTTGGTGTTAGTGAAGCTGTGGATCTCGTCTTACGAGCGATTGTCAACCCCGGCGATGAGATATTAATTGCAGAGCCCTGTTATGTGTCTTATGTTCCCAGCACAAAACTCGCAGGTGGAGTTCCGGTAATAGTCCCTACCAGTGCTGAGGATGAATTCAAGATCAAAAAAAAGGATTTAATTGCCAGGATTACCCCCAAATCCAAAGCGATTATTATATCCTATCCCAATAACCCAACTGGTGCCATTATGGAGCGAGCCGATCTGGAAGAGATAGCACAGGTGGCGAGGAAGTACAACCTGCTAGTTATTTCTGATGAGGTTTATGCTGAACTAACATACGGAACAAAGCACATCAGTATTGCCTCTCTACCCGGCATGCAGGAGAGGACAATCCTGCTCAACGGGTTTTCCAAAGCTTTTGCCATGACAGGCTGGCGCCTTGGTTTTGCTGCAGGACCGGCGGAGATAATTGAGGCCATGCTCAAAATTCATCAATATACAATGCTTTGCGCTCCATCGATCAGCCAGTGCGCTGCTTTGGCTGCTTTGCAAGAAGGATTTCCCTTTATTGAAGAAATGGTTTCCTCATATGACAAAAGGAGACAACTTATGGTTCACGGTTTGACAGAGCTGGGGCTGACCTGCTATCGTCCCAGGGGTGCATTTTATGTTTTTCCTAGTATTAAAGAAACGGGAATGAGTTCTGAAGAATTCTGCGAAAAGTTGTTATTCGAAGAAAAAGTTGCCGTAGTTCCTGGGAATGCCTTTGGCCAAAGCGGTGAAGGTTTTGTTCGCTGCTGTTATGCAGCAGCGCAAAATGAGATCGAGGAGGCCCTGGAAAGGATAGAGCGGTTTTTACGCCGGCTTCGGAGATTACCGAGAACGGCTATTGTATAA
- a CDS encoding FAD-dependent oxidoreductase: protein MEKKRVLVIGGGTAGMTSALEMAERGIEVILIEKEKEIGGRAATYCCKATDECNRCAACLVLQQRDDVLKEPSIQVYTDARITKIGKNGRGFQATIISSDATVNLEVGAVILATGFDPYDLSKRSEFAYGLEKNVVTGLELEKAIKEKGSITAAYGAGIKRIGFVQCVGSRDLSIGNGYCSRVCCMYAAKLAKVIRHELPESEIDIFYMDFQTFGKGFSAFKETLQETDKVRLVRGIPSKIYGFPYDRLTLRYAESQGGKQCEEKYDLIVLSLAITPTKESRELAEQLNVDLDSYGFMTAGPEGVFLAGVCEGPKDIPQTIGHAKAAAGAAYRYLCS, encoded by the coding sequence TTGGAAAAGAAAAGGGTGCTTGTTATCGGTGGTGGTACCGCAGGAATGACCAGCGCTCTGGAAATGGCCGAGCGCGGGATTGAGGTAATTCTAATTGAAAAGGAAAAGGAGATCGGCGGCAGGGCTGCTACATATTGCTGCAAGGCAACGGATGAATGCAATCGCTGTGCTGCATGCCTGGTTCTACAACAGAGGGACGATGTGTTGAAGGAGCCCAGTATTCAAGTCTACACAGATGCTCGTATAACAAAGATCGGCAAGAACGGAAGGGGTTTTCAGGCGACTATCATCAGCAGTGATGCCACCGTGAATTTGGAAGTAGGTGCTGTAATCCTGGCAACAGGTTTTGATCCTTACGATCTTAGCAAAAGAAGTGAATTTGCTTATGGTCTTGAAAAAAATGTAGTCACTGGACTGGAACTGGAGAAAGCCATCAAGGAGAAGGGAAGCATTACTGCTGCCTACGGAGCAGGAATTAAAAGGATAGGGTTTGTTCAGTGTGTGGGAAGTCGGGATCTTTCCATCGGCAACGGGTATTGCTCAAGAGTATGCTGTATGTACGCCGCTAAGCTTGCTAAAGTGATTCGTCATGAACTGCCTGAGTCTGAAATTGATATATTTTACATGGACTTCCAGACTTTTGGCAAAGGGTTCAGCGCTTTTAAAGAAACTCTGCAGGAGACAGACAAGGTTAGACTGGTTCGGGGTATTCCCTCAAAAATTTACGGGTTCCCCTACGACCGGCTGACACTGCGCTATGCGGAATCTCAGGGCGGCAAGCAGTGCGAAGAGAAGTACGATTTGATCGTCCTTTCCCTCGCTATAACCCCGACGAAGGAGAGCAGGGAGTTGGCGGAGCAGTTGAACGTAGACTTAGATTCGTACGGCTTTATGACCGCAGGGCCTGAAGGTGTTTTCCTTGCCGGTGTCTGTGAGGGGCCGAAAGACATACCTCAGACAATTGGCCATGCGAAAGCCGCTGCTGGAGCTGCTTACCGTTACCTGTGCAGTTGA
- a CDS encoding methylenetetrahydrofolate reductase, whose translation MKEINPEKLKAGSNLEKVLVSGQFACTGEIGPPTYASFDVIDKHAEEMRGLVDSINFTDNQTAVVRLSSWAASVHLIQLGLEPNLQMVCRDRNRLAMQSDLLGAYALGVRNVLCLTGDHQAFGNHPGCKGVFDVDSVQLIHMLKRLRDDGCFECGAECKVPPKFFIGCAENPFGDPFEFRAIRLEKKIEAGADFVQTQCILDMERFELFMEKVRERGLHKRAYICAGIMPVKSPRMARYMQTGVPGMLVSEEFCQRLEKAEDPKAEAVEISVEYIKRCQQIEGVAGVHIMAVAWESIVPTIVKKAGLAPRPTF comes from the coding sequence TTGAAAGAGATTAATCCTGAAAAGCTGAAAGCTGGCAGCAACCTGGAAAAGGTATTGGTTTCGGGTCAGTTTGCCTGTACCGGAGAAATTGGTCCTCCAACCTATGCAAGCTTTGATGTGATCGATAAACACGCTGAGGAAATGCGGGGCCTTGTCGACTCCATCAACTTCACCGACAACCAAACAGCCGTTGTGCGGCTTTCCAGTTGGGCGGCTTCTGTGCATTTGATTCAGTTAGGTTTAGAACCCAATCTGCAGATGGTCTGCAGAGACCGCAACCGTCTGGCCATGCAGAGCGATTTGCTGGGGGCTTATGCTTTAGGCGTTCGCAATGTCCTCTGCCTTACCGGTGATCACCAGGCTTTCGGTAACCACCCCGGATGCAAAGGCGTCTTCGATGTTGATTCTGTTCAGCTGATCCATATGTTGAAGAGGCTGCGTGACGACGGATGCTTTGAGTGCGGGGCGGAATGTAAAGTTCCACCTAAGTTCTTCATCGGCTGTGCCGAAAACCCCTTCGGAGATCCCTTTGAGTTCCGGGCTATTCGCCTGGAAAAGAAGATCGAAGCTGGGGCCGACTTTGTGCAGACGCAGTGCATCCTGGATATGGAGAGATTTGAGCTCTTTATGGAGAAGGTGCGCGAGCGCGGCCTGCATAAGCGTGCCTATATCTGCGCCGGAATCATGCCGGTAAAATCACCCAGGATGGCGCGCTACATGCAGACAGGGGTTCCCGGAATGCTGGTCTCTGAGGAATTCTGCCAGCGACTGGAAAAGGCGGAAGACCCTAAGGCAGAAGCGGTTGAAATATCTGTCGAATATATCAAGAGGTGCCAGCAAATCGAAGGCGTAGCAGGTGTCCACATTATGGCCGTTGCTTGGGAGTCAATTGTGCCTACAATTGTTAAAAAAGCCGGTCTCGCTCCCAGGCCGACCTTTTAA